Proteins from one Lonchura striata isolate bLonStr1 chromosome 6, bLonStr1.mat, whole genome shotgun sequence genomic window:
- the TCIRG1 gene encoding V-type proton ATPase 116 kDa subunit a 3, producing the protein MGSLFRSEEVCLAQLFLQSASAYSCISELGERGLLEFRDLNPKVSPFQRRFVGEVRRCEEMEKTFTFLQQELRAAGRLPGPCPESPRAPAAREALRVQEQSEQLAQELREVSRSRSSLRDRLRDLRQHLHVLREGQRFTSLPAPLGSPPRPRALSEREPILDPSLHHHLDRKINFVAGVIHPWRVTAFERLLWRACRGYLVASFVEMPEPMEDPATGESITWVIFLISYWGEQIGQKIRKISNCFHCQVYGYPESEASRTEAITRLHGQIQELSVTLEETEKYLAEVLDKVVQVLPTWRVQVQKMKAIYLVLNQCSFDVTKKCLIAEVWCPVRDLTQVQDALRQGSYQSGSSVECFVQRVPTAESPPTLIRTNKFTAGFQSIVDAYGVASYQEVNPAPYAIITFPFIFAIMFGDVGHGLLMFLFALWMVLYEDSPRLRQGTNEIWLTFFEGRYLILLMGAFSIYTGFIYNECFSKATAIFPSAWSVATMANHSSWSSAYLATHPSLTLDPNVTGVFQGPYPFGIDPIWSLATNHLNFLNSFKMKMSVVLGIVHMGFGVMLGVFNHVHFQQRHRLVLEFLPEMIFLLALFGYLVFLIFYKWIKFSAADSRVAPSILIHFIDMFLFTSNAENLPLYPGQVPVQMVLVVLALASVPVLLLGTPLYQWCRQRAPRTPLATGEQEPLLEGQEAGNSVNATTEDVESGGHSPDAKHLDFAEIFMHQAIHTIEYCLGCVSNTASYLRLWALSLAHAQLSEVLWSMVMRNGFVGLSYVGGVVLVPVFAAFAVLTVAILLVMEGLSAFLHALRLHWVEFQNKFYVGAGYKLCPFAFAPDTWE; encoded by the exons ATGGGGTCCCTGTTCCGCAGCGAGGAGGTTTGCTTGGCccagctcttcctgcagtcGGCTTCTGCCTACAGCTGCATCAGCGAGCTGGGGGAGCGCGGGCTGCTGGAGTTCAGAGAC CTGAACCCCAAAGTGAGCCCCTTCCAGCGGCGCTTCGTGGGCGAGGTGCGGCGCTGCGAGGAGATGGAGAAAACCTTCA ccttcctgcagcaggagctgcggGCCGCGGGGCGGCTGCCGGGGCCGTGTCCCGAGAGCCCGCGGGCGCCGGCGGCGCGGGAGGCGCTGCGGGTGCAGGAGCAGTCGGAGCAGCTGGCCCAGGAGCTGCGGGAGGTCTCCCGGAGCCGCTCGTCCCTGCGCGACCGCCTGCGGGACCTGCGCCAGCACCTGCACGTGCTGCGCGAGGGACAGCGCTTCACCAGCCTGCCG GCCCCCCTGGGCTCCCCGCCGCGGCCACGGGCGCTCTCGGAGCGTGAGCCCATCCTCGACCCCTCCCTGCACCACCACCTCGACCGCAAGATCaa ctTCGTGGCCGGTGTCATCCACCCGTGGCGAGTGACCGCCTTCGAGCGGCTGCTGTGGCGCGCCTGCCGCGGGTACCTGGTGGCCTCCTTCGTGGAGATGCCCGAGCCAATGGAGGACCCGGCCACG GGGGAGAGCATCACCTGGGTCATCTTCCTCATCTCCTACTGGGGCGAGCAGATTGGGCAGAAGATCCGCAAGATCTCAAACTG ctTCCACTGCCAGGTGTATGGGTACCCGGAGAGTGAGGCCAGCAGGACAGAAGCCATTACCAGGCTGCATGGCCAGATCCAGGAGCTCAGTGTG ACGCTGGAGGAGACGGAGAAGTACCTGGCGGAGGTGCTGGACAAGGTGGTGCAGGTGCTGCCCACCTGGCGCGTGCAGGTGCAGAAGATGAAGGCCATCTACCTCGTCCTCAACCAGTGCAGCTTTGATGTCACCAAGAAGTGCCTCATCGCCGAGGTCTGGTGCCCTGTGCGGGACCTCACCCAAGTGCAGGATGCCCTGCGCCAGGGATCT TACCAGAGTGGCTCCAGCGTGGAGTGCTTTGTGCAGCGCGTCCCCACCGCGGAGAGCCCCCCCACCCTCATCCGCACCAACAAGTTCACCGCCGGCTTCCAGAGCATCGTGGATGCCTATGGGGTGGCCAGTTACCAGGAGGTGAACCCCG caCCTTACGCCATCATCACCTTCCCCTTCATCTTCGCCATCATGTTTGGGGACGTGGGGCACGGGCTGCTCATGTTCCTCTTTGCGCTCTGGATGGTGCTGTACGAGGACAGCCCCCGCCTGCGGCAGGGCACCAACGAG ATCTGGCTGACATTCTTCGAGGGGCGCTACCTCATCTTGCTCATGGGTGCTTTCTCCATCTACACCGGCTTCATCTACAATGAGTGCTTCAGCAAAGCCACTGCCATCTTCCCCTCTGCTTGGAGTGTGGCCACCATGGCCAACCACTCCTCCTGGAG CTCTGCGTACCTTGCCACCCACCCCTCGCTCACCCTGGACCCCAATGTCACTGGTGTCTTCCAAGGGCCATATCCGTTTGGGATCGACCCA ATCTGGAGCTTGGCCACCAACCACCTCAACTTCCTCAACTCCTTCAAGATGAAGATGTCAGTGGTGCTGGGCATCGTGCACATGGGCTTCGGTGTCATGTTGGGGGTCTTCAACCACGT GCACTTCCAGCAGCGGCACCGGCTGGTCCTGGAGTTCCTCCCAGAGATGATTTTCCTCCTGGCTCTTTTTGGCTACCTGGTCTTCCTCATCTTCTACAAGTGGATCAAATtcagtgctgctgactcccgGGTGGCCCCCAGCATCCTCATCCATTTCATTGACATGTTCCTCTTCACCTCCAATGCTGAGAACCTCCCGCTCTACCCAGGACAG GTGCCAGTGCAGAtggtgctggtggtgctggCGCTGGCGTCGGTGCCcgtcctgctcctggggacgCCGCTGTACCAGTGGTGCCGGCAGCGTGCTCCGAGGACG ccgcTGGCCACAGGGGAGCAGGAGCCGCtgctggaggggcaggaggcTGGGAACTCTGTCAATGCCACCACGGAGGATGTGGAGAGCGGGGGGCACAGCCCTGATGCCAAG cacttggaCTTCGCCGAAATCTTCATGCATCAGGCGATCCACACTATCGAGTACTGCCTGGGCTGTGTCTCCAACACCGCGTCCTACCTGCGGCTCTGGGCGCTCAGCCTGGCACACGCCC AGCTCTCGGAGGTCCTGTGGTCCATGGTGATGCGGAACGGCTTCGTGGGGCTGAGCTACGTGGGCGGTGTGGTGCTGGTGCCCGTCTTCGCTGCGTTTGCCGTGCTGACCGTGGCCATCCTGCTGGTGATGGAGGGGCTCTCTGCCTTCCTCCATGCCCTGCGCCTGCACTG GGTGGAGTTCCAGAATAAGTTCTACGTGGGTGCCGGGTACAAGCTGTGCCCCTTCGCCTTTGCCCCGGACACCTGGGAATAG
- the NDUFS8 gene encoding NADH dehydrogenase [ubiquinone] iron-sulfur protein 8, mitochondrial isoform X1, with protein sequence MRSGRGGEQGSGRRRALGAGLAMAALRLLYQAARTGPLAPRGSLRPLSTSTPRDCYKYVNIREPAMDMRSITDRAAQTLLWTELVRGLAMTLSYLFREPATINYPFEKGPLSPRFRGEHALRRYPSGEERCIACKLCEAVCPAQAITIEAEPRADGSRRTTRYDIDMTKCIYCGFCQEACPVDAIVEGPNFEFSTETHEELLYNKEKLLNNGDKWEAEIAANIQADYLYR encoded by the exons ATGCGCAGTGGCCGCGGGGGCGAGCAGGGGTCAGGACGGCGGAGGGCGCTCGGGGCCG GACTGGCCATGGCAGCGCTGCGACTGCTGTACCAGGCTGCCCGTACAG GCCCCCTGGCCCCACGTGGCTCCCTGCGCCCACTcagcaccagcacccccagggacTGTTACA AGTATGTCAACATCCGGGAGCCAGCCATGGACATGCGATCCATCACTGACCGCGCTGCCCAGACCCTGCTCTGGACCGAGCTCGTCCGAG GCCTGGCCATGACCCTGAGCTACCTTTTCCGTGAGCCGGCCACCATCAATTACCCGTTTGAGAAGGGCCCGCTGAGCCCACGGTTCCGCGGGGAGCACGCGCTGCGCCGGTACCCGTCCGGGGAGGAGCGCTGCATCGCCTGCAAGCTCTGCGAGGCCgtgtgcccagcacag GCCATCACCATCGAGGCCGAGCCCCGCGCCGACGGCAGCCGCCGCACCACCCGCTACGACATCGACATGACCAAGTGCATCTACTGCGGGTTCTGCCAGGAGGCCTGTCCTGTGGATGCCATCGTGGAG GGTCCCAACTTTGAGTTCTCGACGGAGACGCACGAGGAGTTGCTCTACAATAAGGAGAAGCTGCTCAACAACGGCGACAAGTGGGAGGCTGAGATCGCGGCCAACATCCAGGCTGATTACCTGTACCGGTGA
- the NDUFS8 gene encoding NADH dehydrogenase [ubiquinone] iron-sulfur protein 8, mitochondrial isoform X2: MAALRLLYQAARTGPLAPRGSLRPLSTSTPRDCYKYVNIREPAMDMRSITDRAAQTLLWTELVRGLAMTLSYLFREPATINYPFEKGPLSPRFRGEHALRRYPSGEERCIACKLCEAVCPAQAITIEAEPRADGSRRTTRYDIDMTKCIYCGFCQEACPVDAIVEGPNFEFSTETHEELLYNKEKLLNNGDKWEAEIAANIQADYLYR; the protein is encoded by the exons ATGGCAGCGCTGCGACTGCTGTACCAGGCTGCCCGTACAG GCCCCCTGGCCCCACGTGGCTCCCTGCGCCCACTcagcaccagcacccccagggacTGTTACA AGTATGTCAACATCCGGGAGCCAGCCATGGACATGCGATCCATCACTGACCGCGCTGCCCAGACCCTGCTCTGGACCGAGCTCGTCCGAG GCCTGGCCATGACCCTGAGCTACCTTTTCCGTGAGCCGGCCACCATCAATTACCCGTTTGAGAAGGGCCCGCTGAGCCCACGGTTCCGCGGGGAGCACGCGCTGCGCCGGTACCCGTCCGGGGAGGAGCGCTGCATCGCCTGCAAGCTCTGCGAGGCCgtgtgcccagcacag GCCATCACCATCGAGGCCGAGCCCCGCGCCGACGGCAGCCGCCGCACCACCCGCTACGACATCGACATGACCAAGTGCATCTACTGCGGGTTCTGCCAGGAGGCCTGTCCTGTGGATGCCATCGTGGAG GGTCCCAACTTTGAGTTCTCGACGGAGACGCACGAGGAGTTGCTCTACAATAAGGAGAAGCTGCTCAACAACGGCGACAAGTGGGAGGCTGAGATCGCGGCCAACATCCAGGCTGATTACCTGTACCGGTGA